One window of the Lepeophtheirus salmonis chromosome 7, UVic_Lsal_1.4, whole genome shotgun sequence genome contains the following:
- the LOC121121937 gene encoding uncharacterized protein produces MMVAVSAERCQAICHPLRERPPPTYYITFVVVISISLNARKYFEFQKTLDGDYETTSIMEYPPYIIFSTIWQELIATGIVPFLALIYFNVRIYKKIKESSVHEHYRFIGGKRNRKAIMQPECSKQLRENTKPRNYETSESPKNLHQNKTTIFAKDSLNVKPNNQHIQSTASLTGYSTPTNGQKKIAETT; encoded by the exons ATGATGGTAGCCGTATCAGCTGAAAGATGTCAAGCAATTTGTCATCCCCTAAg AGAAAGACCTCCACCCACTTACTACATCACGTTTGTTGTGGTCATATCCATTTCTTTGAATGcaaggaaatattttgaatttcaaaaaactctCGATGGTGACTATGAAACAACTTCTATCATGGAATATCCTCCTTACATTATATTCAg caCAATATGGCAAGAGCTAATTGCAACAGGAATAGTTCCATTTCTAGCACTGATATATTTCAACGTCaggatatacaaaaaaatcaaggagTCTTCGGTTCATGAACATTACAG ATTTATTGGAGGAAAACGAAACAGAAAGGCTATAATGCAACCAGAATGCTCAAAACAATTACGGGAGAATACTAAACCTAGAAATTATGAGACG AGTGAATCACCAAAGAACTTGCATCAGAACAAAACTACTATCTTTGCAAAAGATTCTTTGAACGTCAAACCTAATAATCAACACATTCAGTCAACTGCATCACTTACTGGTTATTCCACTCCAACcaatgggcaaaaaaaaattgcggaAACGACATGA